The following proteins are encoded in a genomic region of Apodemus sylvaticus chromosome 21, mApoSyl1.1, whole genome shotgun sequence:
- the Zfp90 gene encoding zinc finger protein 90 homolog isoform X2 produces MSFKESVTFKDVAVNFTQEEWHHVEPAQRSLYRDVMLENYSHLVSLGYQVSKPEVIFKLEQGEEPWMSEREIQRSFCPDWKTRPDIKARSPQQGISEVSHSIDVLSHATLEDIWNVNIQRHQENWRRHLGPEASSQKKITALEKKIEQNKFGEDSSSSTDLVPQLAISSSIRPSECKTFGNNLEHNSELVTQSSILAKKKPYKCDKCRKSFIHRSSLNKHKKIHQDDIYSNGSDQGVHSGRKNHECTDCGKTFLWRTQLTEHQRIHTGEKPFECNVCGKAFRHSSSLGQHENAHTGEKPYQCSLCGKAFQRSSSLVQHQRIHTGEKPYRCNLCGRSFRHSTSLTQHEVTHSGEKPFQCKECGKAFSRCSSLVQHERTHTGEKPFECSICGRAFGQSPSLYKHMRIHKRSKPYQSSNFSIAFEPSIALTQGESALAEVKSYHCNDCGKDFGHITDFTEHQSIHHAVENPYDPEQALYQQSVSHPREKPYQCNVCGKAFKRSTSFIEHHRIHTGEKPYECNECGEAFSRLSSLTQHERTHTGEKPYECIDCGKAFSQSSSLIQHERTHTGEKPYECNECGRAFRKKTNLHDHQRIHTGEKPYECKECGKTFSRSSALTKHHRIHARNKL; encoded by the exons ATGTCTTTTAAG GAGTCAGTGACATTCAAAGATGTGGCTGTGAACTTCACCCAGGAAGAATGGCATCACGTGGAGCCTGCCCAGAGGAGCTTATATAGGGATGTcatgctggagaactacagccacCTGGTTTCGCTCG GGTATCAAGTCTCCAAGCCAGAGGTGATCTTCAAATTGGAGCAAGGGGAAGAACCATGGATGTCAGAGAGAGAAATCCAAAGATCTTTCTGTCCAG ACTGGAAGACCAGGCCTGACATCAAAGCACGGAGTCCTCAGCAGGGCATATCTGAAGTATCCCACAGTATAGATGTTTTGTCACATGCAACATTAGAAGATATCTGGAATGTCAATATCCAGAGGCACCAGGAAAATTGGAGAAGACATCTGGGGCCAGAGGCATCTTCCCAGAAGAAAATAACCGCTCTAGAGAAAAAAATTGAGCAAAATAAATTTGGTGAAGACTCTAGTTCGAGCACAGACTTGGTTCCACAACTGGCTATTTCTTCAAGTATAAGGCCCAGCGAATGTAAAACatttggaaataatttggaaCACAATTCAGAATTAGTTACCCAGAGTAGCATCCTTGCTAAAAAGAAGCCTTACAAATGTGATAAATGTAGGAAATCATTTATTCACAGATCATCACTTAATAAACACAAGAAAATTCATCAAGATGACATTTATTCCAATGGTTCGGATCAGGGAGTTCATTCTGGAAGGAAGAATCACGAGTGCACTGACTGTGGGAAGACCTTCCTCTGGAGAACACAGCTCACTGAGCACCAGAGAATTCACACTGGGGAAAAACCCTTCGAGTGTAACGTGTGTGGAAAGGCCTTTAGGCACAGCTCGTCCCTTGGTCAGCATGAAAAcgcacatacaggagagaaaccctatcagTGTAGTCTCTGTGGGAAAGCCTTCCAGCGCAGTTCATCTCTCGTTCAACACCAGAGAATCCACACTGGAGAAAAACCCTATCGATGCAATCTCTGTGGGCGGTCATTCCGACACAGTACATCCCTGACTCAGCATGAGGTCACACACAGCGGGGAGAAACCCTTCCAGTGTAaggaatgtgggaaagccttcagtCGATGTTCTTCCCTTGTTCAGCATGAGAGGACCCACACCGGAGAGAAGCCTTTTGAATGTAGCATATGCGGGAGGGCTTTCGGTCAGAGCCCATCCCTTTATAAGCACATGAGGATTCATAAAAGAAGCAAACCGTACCAAAGTAGCAACTTCAGCATTGCTTTTGAGCCTAGCATTGCTCTTACTCAAGGCGAAAGTGCGCTTGCTGAAGTAAAGTCGTACCATTGCAATGACTGTGGGAAAGACTTCGGTCACATCACAGACTTCACTGAACACCAGAGCATCCACCACGCCGTAGAGAATCCCTACGACCCTGAACAGGCCCTTTACCAGCAGTCCGTGTCTCACCCCCGAGAGAAACCCTATCAGTGTAACGTATGCGGAAAAGCTTTTAAAAGGAGTACAAGTTTTATAGAACATCACAGGATTCATACTGGGGAaaagccctatgaatgtaatgAGTGTGGAGAAGCCTTCAGTCGACTCTCGTCACTTACGCAACATGAGAGAACCCACACGGGAGAGAAACCGTATGAATGCATCGACTGCGGGAAAGCCTTCAGTCAAAGCTCATCCCTTATTCAGCACGAGAGAActcataccggagagaaaccctatgaatgtaacgaGTGTGGGCGTGCCTTTAGAAAGAAAACCAATCTGCATgatcatcagcgaattcatactggagagaaaccctatgagtgtaaggAATGCGGGAAAACCTTCAGCCGGAGCTCAGCCCTTACTAAACACCACAGAATTCATGCACGGAATAAACTATAG
- the Zfp90 gene encoding zinc finger protein 90 homolog isoform X1, whose amino-acid sequence MAPRPPTATPQESVTFKDVAVNFTQEEWHHVEPAQRSLYRDVMLENYSHLVSLGYQVSKPEVIFKLEQGEEPWMSEREIQRSFCPDWKTRPDIKARSPQQGISEVSHSIDVLSHATLEDIWNVNIQRHQENWRRHLGPEASSQKKITALEKKIEQNKFGEDSSSSTDLVPQLAISSSIRPSECKTFGNNLEHNSELVTQSSILAKKKPYKCDKCRKSFIHRSSLNKHKKIHQDDIYSNGSDQGVHSGRKNHECTDCGKTFLWRTQLTEHQRIHTGEKPFECNVCGKAFRHSSSLGQHENAHTGEKPYQCSLCGKAFQRSSSLVQHQRIHTGEKPYRCNLCGRSFRHSTSLTQHEVTHSGEKPFQCKECGKAFSRCSSLVQHERTHTGEKPFECSICGRAFGQSPSLYKHMRIHKRSKPYQSSNFSIAFEPSIALTQGESALAEVKSYHCNDCGKDFGHITDFTEHQSIHHAVENPYDPEQALYQQSVSHPREKPYQCNVCGKAFKRSTSFIEHHRIHTGEKPYECNECGEAFSRLSSLTQHERTHTGEKPYECIDCGKAFSQSSSLIQHERTHTGEKPYECNECGRAFRKKTNLHDHQRIHTGEKPYECKECGKTFSRSSALTKHHRIHARNKL is encoded by the exons GAGTCAGTGACATTCAAAGATGTGGCTGTGAACTTCACCCAGGAAGAATGGCATCACGTGGAGCCTGCCCAGAGGAGCTTATATAGGGATGTcatgctggagaactacagccacCTGGTTTCGCTCG GGTATCAAGTCTCCAAGCCAGAGGTGATCTTCAAATTGGAGCAAGGGGAAGAACCATGGATGTCAGAGAGAGAAATCCAAAGATCTTTCTGTCCAG ACTGGAAGACCAGGCCTGACATCAAAGCACGGAGTCCTCAGCAGGGCATATCTGAAGTATCCCACAGTATAGATGTTTTGTCACATGCAACATTAGAAGATATCTGGAATGTCAATATCCAGAGGCACCAGGAAAATTGGAGAAGACATCTGGGGCCAGAGGCATCTTCCCAGAAGAAAATAACCGCTCTAGAGAAAAAAATTGAGCAAAATAAATTTGGTGAAGACTCTAGTTCGAGCACAGACTTGGTTCCACAACTGGCTATTTCTTCAAGTATAAGGCCCAGCGAATGTAAAACatttggaaataatttggaaCACAATTCAGAATTAGTTACCCAGAGTAGCATCCTTGCTAAAAAGAAGCCTTACAAATGTGATAAATGTAGGAAATCATTTATTCACAGATCATCACTTAATAAACACAAGAAAATTCATCAAGATGACATTTATTCCAATGGTTCGGATCAGGGAGTTCATTCTGGAAGGAAGAATCACGAGTGCACTGACTGTGGGAAGACCTTCCTCTGGAGAACACAGCTCACTGAGCACCAGAGAATTCACACTGGGGAAAAACCCTTCGAGTGTAACGTGTGTGGAAAGGCCTTTAGGCACAGCTCGTCCCTTGGTCAGCATGAAAAcgcacatacaggagagaaaccctatcagTGTAGTCTCTGTGGGAAAGCCTTCCAGCGCAGTTCATCTCTCGTTCAACACCAGAGAATCCACACTGGAGAAAAACCCTATCGATGCAATCTCTGTGGGCGGTCATTCCGACACAGTACATCCCTGACTCAGCATGAGGTCACACACAGCGGGGAGAAACCCTTCCAGTGTAaggaatgtgggaaagccttcagtCGATGTTCTTCCCTTGTTCAGCATGAGAGGACCCACACCGGAGAGAAGCCTTTTGAATGTAGCATATGCGGGAGGGCTTTCGGTCAGAGCCCATCCCTTTATAAGCACATGAGGATTCATAAAAGAAGCAAACCGTACCAAAGTAGCAACTTCAGCATTGCTTTTGAGCCTAGCATTGCTCTTACTCAAGGCGAAAGTGCGCTTGCTGAAGTAAAGTCGTACCATTGCAATGACTGTGGGAAAGACTTCGGTCACATCACAGACTTCACTGAACACCAGAGCATCCACCACGCCGTAGAGAATCCCTACGACCCTGAACAGGCCCTTTACCAGCAGTCCGTGTCTCACCCCCGAGAGAAACCCTATCAGTGTAACGTATGCGGAAAAGCTTTTAAAAGGAGTACAAGTTTTATAGAACATCACAGGATTCATACTGGGGAaaagccctatgaatgtaatgAGTGTGGAGAAGCCTTCAGTCGACTCTCGTCACTTACGCAACATGAGAGAACCCACACGGGAGAGAAACCGTATGAATGCATCGACTGCGGGAAAGCCTTCAGTCAAAGCTCATCCCTTATTCAGCACGAGAGAActcataccggagagaaaccctatgaatgtaacgaGTGTGGGCGTGCCTTTAGAAAGAAAACCAATCTGCATgatcatcagcgaattcatactggagagaaaccctatgagtgtaaggAATGCGGGAAAACCTTCAGCCGGAGCTCAGCCCTTACTAAACACCACAGAATTCATGCACGGAATAAACTATAG